The Prinia subflava isolate CZ2003 ecotype Zambia chromosome 18, Cam_Psub_1.2, whole genome shotgun sequence genome has a window encoding:
- the GTF2E2 gene encoding transcription initiation factor IIE subunit beta produces the protein MDPSLLRERELFKKRALSTPAVEKRPALSSDSSASKKKKAKVEQGGSSTSKQNTDHSNGSFNLKALSGGSGYKFGVLAKIVNYMKTRHQRGDTHPLTLEEILDETQHLDIGLKQKQWLMSEALVNNPKIEVVDGKYAFKPKYNLKDKKALLRLLDKHDQRGLGGILLEDIEEGLPNAQKAIKALGDQIIFVNRPDKKKILFYNDKSCHFAVDEEFQKLWRSIPVDSMDEEKIEEYLKRQGISSMQETGPKKIAPIQRRKKPASQKKRRFKTHNDHLVGVLKDYSDVVPGKQ, from the exons ATGGACCCCAGCTTGCTGAGGGAGCGGGAGCTGTTCAAAAAGCGAGCCCTCTCCACGCCGGCCGTAGAGAAACGCCCAGCACTCTCCTCGGACTCCTCTGCTTCCAAGAAGAAGAAAGCCAAGGTAGAACAAGGGGGCTCCTCCACCTCAAAGCAAAATACAG ATCACAGCAATGGATCATTTAACTTGAAAGCCCTTTCAGGAGGCTCTGGCTACAAGTTTGGAGTCCTTGCTAAAATAGTGAATTATATGAAG ACCCGGCACCAGCGCGGTGATACGCATCCGTTAACCCTGGAAGAGATCCTGGATGAAACACAGCATTTGGATATTGGACTCAAACAGAAACAATGGTTAATGAGCGAG GCTCTAGTCAACAATCCGAAAATAGAAGTTGTGGATGGGAAGTATGCTTTCAAACCCAAGTACAACTTGAAAGACAAAAaggctctgctcaggctcctggACAAGCATGACCAGCGAGGGCTGGGGGGAATCCTTCTGGAAGACATCGAGGAAGGGCTGCCCAATGCACAGAAAGCCATAAAG GCTTTAGGGGACCAGATCATCTTTGTTAATCGCCCTGAtaagaagaaaattcttttctaCAATGACAAGAGCTGTCACTTTGCTGTGGATGAAG AATTCCAGAAGCTGTGGAGGAGCATTCCCGTGGATTCTATGGACGAGGAGAAGATAGAAGAGTATCTGAAACGACAGGGTATTTCTTCCATGCAAGAAACCGGACCAAAGAAAATA GCTCCCATTCAGAGGAGGAAGAAACCTGCTTCTCAGAAGAAACGCCGGTTTAAGACTCACAATGACCACTTGGTTGGAGTATTAAAAGATTACTCTGATGTGGTTCCTGGCAAGCAGTGA
- the SMIM18 gene encoding small integral membrane protein 18: MATLNSTHWNETTTSISQYLGFQVQKIYPFHDNWNTACFVILIIFIFTVVSLVVLAFLYELLDCCCCVKNKTVKDLENAPNPVRAMMNSFRKRETEVV; the protein is encoded by the coding sequence ATGGCAACCCTCAACAGCACTCACTGGAATGAGACTACTACATCCATTTCCCAGTATCTGGGCTTTCAAGTGCAAAAGATTTACCCTTTCCATGACAACTGGAACACTGCCTGCTTTGTTATCCTGATCATTTTCATCTTCACTGTGGTTTCTCTGGTGGTGTTGGCTTTCCTGTATGAACTGCTGGACTGTTGCTGCTGcgtgaaaaacaaaactgtgaaAGACTTGGAGAACGCGCCCAATCCCGTCAGAGCGATGATGAACAGCTTCAGGAAGCGTGAAACAGAGGTGGTGTAG